In Janthinobacterium sp. 67, a genomic segment contains:
- the flgL gene encoding flagellar hook-associated protein FlgL yields the protein MRISTRMIYDQGSSQLNTLQGALNRTQMQLSSNRRNLTPADDPIASARALEVTQSQSINTQFVTNRSNAKNFLSQEELALASTTSLIADVKDLVVKAGNPSLKDVDRDTLARELEGRLTDLLGIANTADGAGGYLFSGYKSTTQPFSQTPTGASYVGDQGQRELQVGSARYLATSDSGAAVFENNLTGNGKFTTAAATANFTRGGSGVVSGGTVTDPSALTGHKYSIDFKVTGTGTDAVTTYTVTDATLGQTVPNPAVPVPYKAGDAITFDGQQVSITGKPADQDSFTLEPSAKESLFTTVKNLIGVLRQPGSGDAGQARLTNGLNAAHNILDTAYDNVLSVRAEVGARMKELDYLDSAGDDLDIQYATTLSDLQDLDMVKAISTFSQQQVTLQAAQKSFTSISGLSLFNYIS from the coding sequence ATGCGCATCAGCACACGAATGATTTATGACCAGGGCAGCTCGCAGCTCAATACGCTGCAGGGCGCCTTGAACCGCACGCAGATGCAACTGTCGTCCAACCGCCGCAACCTGACGCCGGCCGACGATCCGATCGCCTCGGCGCGCGCGCTCGAAGTGACGCAGTCGCAATCGATCAATACCCAGTTCGTGACGAACCGTTCGAACGCGAAGAATTTCCTGTCGCAGGAAGAGCTGGCGCTGGCCAGCACCACGTCGCTGATCGCCGACGTCAAGGACCTGGTCGTCAAGGCCGGCAATCCTTCCCTGAAGGACGTCGATCGCGATACCCTGGCCAGGGAACTGGAAGGCCGGCTGACGGACTTGCTGGGCATCGCGAATACGGCCGACGGCGCGGGCGGCTACCTGTTTTCCGGCTATAAATCCACGACCCAGCCATTCAGCCAGACGCCGACGGGCGCCAGTTACGTGGGCGACCAGGGCCAGCGCGAACTGCAGGTCGGTTCGGCGCGCTACCTGGCCACCAGCGATTCCGGCGCCGCCGTGTTTGAAAACAACCTGACGGGCAACGGCAAGTTCACCACGGCCGCCGCCACCGCCAACTTCACGCGCGGCGGCTCGGGCGTGGTCTCGGGCGGCACGGTGACGGACCCGTCGGCATTGACGGGGCACAAGTATTCGATCGACTTCAAGGTCACGGGCACGGGGACGGACGCCGTCACCACCTATACCGTCACCGACGCCACCCTGGGCCAGACGGTGCCGAACCCCGCCGTGCCCGTTCCCTACAAGGCGGGCGACGCCATCACCTTCGACGGCCAGCAAGTGAGCATCACGGGCAAGCCGGCCGACCAGGACAGCTTCACCCTGGAGCCGAGCGCCAAGGAATCGCTGTTTACCACCGTGAAAAACCTGATCGGCGTGCTGCGCCAGCCAGGCAGCGGCGATGCGGGCCAGGCGCGCCTGACGAACGGCTTGAATGCCGCCCATAATATCCTCGACACGGCCTACGACAACGTGCTGTCCGTGCGCGCGGAAGTGGGCGCCCGCATGAAGGAACTCGATTACCTCGACAGTGCCGGCGACGACCTCGACATCCAGTACGCCACCACCCTGTCCGACCTGCAAGACCTGGACATGGTCAAAGCCATTTCCACCTTCAGCCAGCAGCAGGTGACCCTGCAGGCGGCGCAGAAATCGTTCACCTCGATCTCGGGTTTGTCGCTGTTCAATTACATCAGCTAA
- the flgK gene encoding flagellar hook-associated protein FlgK produces MTSNLLSIGKSGLLAAQVGLSTTGHNITNANVPGYNRQTVLQQTSQSNFAGYGFVGTGTEVSQIKRQYDSFMATQVNAAQSATSALDTYYTQISQIDNLLADPTAGLSPAMQDFFKGVQDFSANPSSVASRQALLSSAGSLASRFQGLSARLTEIGDGVNSQITSNVTVINTYAKQLADLNKSISQLSVDASNQPNDLLDQRDQLITELNKYVKATVQPAANNTVTISIGAGQPLVVADRSFELAATPSRTDPNRIEVGYVTGSTVTVLPDSSLTGGSLGGLLEFRSGTLDNVQNSLGKVAIALASTFNDQHKLGQDLNGAMGGDFFKIPDPVIGADRGNNTSSTTVLSAKVSDPTKLTASDYSLKYDGSNYVVTRESDGTHTIINPYPQTGPQTIDGVDFSISGTAAQGDNYVIRPTANGAAGLNVLITDRNKIAAAAPIATSAPVANTGSGKLSAGSVDKAYLAPGNALAGPVTLTYDKATTSLTGFPAGQAVTVKGLNGATTTYPAGTANIPYTEGDSFSFGGINVSMTGAPAQGDTFSIKPNTGGVGDNRNAALLAGLQTKNILDGGNTTFQGSYAQTVSFVGNKTREVQVSGLASLALLQQVSTQQQAVSGVNLDEEAANLLRYQQSYQACGKVMQIASTLFDVVIGLGR; encoded by the coding sequence ATGACTTCGAATCTCCTCAGCATCGGTAAGAGCGGTTTGCTTGCAGCGCAGGTGGGCCTGTCGACGACCGGGCATAACATCACCAATGCGAATGTACCGGGCTACAATCGCCAGACGGTGCTGCAGCAGACTTCGCAGTCCAACTTTGCCGGCTATGGCTTCGTCGGCACGGGCACGGAAGTGTCGCAGATCAAGCGCCAGTACGACAGCTTCATGGCCACCCAGGTCAATGCCGCGCAAAGCGCGACCAGCGCCCTCGATACGTATTACACGCAGATCAGCCAGATCGACAACCTGCTGGCCGATCCCACGGCGGGCCTGTCGCCCGCCATGCAGGATTTCTTCAAGGGCGTGCAGGATTTCAGCGCCAATCCCTCGTCGGTCGCGTCGCGCCAGGCGCTGCTGTCGAGCGCCGGCTCGCTCGCTTCGCGTTTCCAGGGCCTGAGCGCGCGCCTAACGGAGATCGGCGACGGCGTCAATTCGCAGATCACGTCGAACGTGACGGTCATCAATACCTACGCCAAGCAGTTGGCCGACCTGAACAAATCGATTTCCCAGTTGTCGGTCGACGCCAGCAACCAGCCCAACGATCTGCTGGACCAGCGCGACCAGCTGATCACGGAATTGAACAAATACGTCAAGGCGACGGTGCAGCCCGCCGCCAACAATACCGTCACCATTTCCATCGGCGCGGGCCAGCCCCTGGTGGTGGCGGACCGCAGCTTCGAGCTGGCGGCCACGCCTTCGCGCACGGACCCGAACCGCATCGAGGTGGGCTATGTCACGGGCAGTACCGTCACCGTGCTGCCGGACAGTTCCCTGACCGGCGGCTCGCTGGGCGGCCTGCTGGAATTTCGCAGCGGCACCCTGGACAACGTCCAGAACTCGCTGGGCAAGGTGGCCATCGCGCTGGCCAGCACCTTCAACGACCAGCACAAATTGGGCCAGGATTTGAATGGCGCCATGGGCGGCGACTTCTTCAAGATACCCGACCCCGTGATCGGCGCCGACCGCGGCAACAACACCAGCAGCACCACCGTGCTGTCGGCCAAGGTCAGCGATCCGACCAAGCTGACGGCCAGCGATTACAGCCTGAAATACGACGGCAGCAACTATGTGGTGACGCGCGAATCCGACGGTACCCACACCATCATCAATCCGTATCCGCAAACGGGGCCGCAAACCATCGACGGCGTCGATTTCTCGATCTCGGGCACGGCCGCCCAGGGCGACAATTACGTCATCCGGCCGACGGCGAATGGCGCGGCCGGCCTGAACGTGCTGATCACCGACCGCAACAAGATCGCCGCCGCGGCGCCCATCGCCACGTCGGCGCCCGTCGCCAATACGGGTTCTGGCAAGCTCAGCGCCGGCTCCGTCGACAAGGCTTACCTGGCCCCGGGCAATGCCCTGGCAGGTCCCGTGACCTTGACGTACGACAAGGCGACCACCTCGCTGACGGGCTTCCCCGCAGGCCAGGCGGTGACGGTCAAGGGCTTGAATGGCGCCACCACGACCTATCCGGCCGGCACGGCCAACATCCCCTACACGGAAGGCGACAGCTTCAGCTTCGGCGGCATCAACGTCAGCATGACGGGTGCGCCGGCGCAGGGCGATACCTTCAGCATCAAGCCCAATACGGGCGGCGTGGGCGACAACCGCAATGCGGCGCTGCTGGCGGGCTTGCAGACGAAGAATATCCTCGATGGCGGCAATACCACGTTCCAGGGTTCGTATGCGCAAACCGTCAGCTTCGTGGGCAACAAGACGCGCGAAGTGCAGGTCAGCGGCCTGGCCAGCCTGGCCCTGCTGCAGCAGGTTAGCACCCAGCAGCAGGCCGTTTCCGGCGTCAACCTCGACGAAGAGGCCGCCAACCTGCTGCGTTACCAGCAGTCCTACCAGGCGTGCGGCAAGGTCATGCAGATCGCCAGCACCCTGTTCGACGTGGTGATCGGCCTGGGACGTTAA
- the flgJ gene encoding flagellar assembly peptidoglycan hydrolase FlgJ, giving the protein MISQTDLSNTAAYDVKGMDGLRQSAKAKDPAALKEAATQFEAMFINMMMKSMREATPQDGIMDSQQSKMYTSMLDQQTSQNLAKRGTGLADMLIRQLSSSNQALAADGAEAPSPRSSSMAQALAAFRQQQGALTDGAGGATVKTLSDKANATQAPHVRAFQEKLGVHAEEASRATGIPAKFMLGQAALETGWGKREIIARDGSSSHNLFGIKASSDWKGKVTEAVTTEYVNGKAQRKVEKFRAYDSYADSFKDYAQLITNNKRYEKVLASAGDASTFAHGLQKAGYATDPNYAAKLTKIIKNSLVG; this is encoded by the coding sequence ATGATCAGCCAAACCGACCTCAGCAATACCGCCGCCTATGACGTCAAGGGCATGGATGGCTTGCGCCAGTCCGCCAAGGCGAAGGACCCCGCCGCCCTGAAAGAGGCGGCCACGCAATTCGAAGCCATGTTCATCAACATGATGATGAAAAGCATGCGCGAAGCCACGCCGCAGGACGGCATCATGGATAGCCAGCAAAGCAAGATGTACACCTCGATGCTGGACCAGCAGACCAGCCAGAACCTGGCCAAGCGGGGCACGGGCCTGGCGGACATGCTGATCCGCCAGTTGTCGTCGTCGAACCAGGCGCTGGCCGCCGATGGCGCCGAAGCGCCGTCGCCCCGTTCCTCCAGCATGGCGCAGGCGCTGGCCGCGTTCCGCCAGCAGCAGGGCGCCCTGACGGATGGCGCAGGCGGCGCCACCGTCAAGACGCTGAGCGACAAGGCCAACGCCACGCAGGCGCCGCACGTGCGCGCCTTCCAGGAAAAGCTGGGCGTGCATGCGGAAGAAGCGAGCCGCGCGACGGGCATCCCGGCCAAGTTCATGCTGGGCCAGGCGGCGCTGGAAACGGGCTGGGGCAAGCGCGAAATCATCGCCCGCGACGGCAGCAGCAGCCACAACCTGTTCGGCATCAAGGCCTCCAGCGACTGGAAGGGCAAGGTGACGGAAGCCGTCACCACGGAATACGTGAATGGCAAGGCGCAGCGCAAGGTGGAAAAGTTCCGTGCCTACGACAGCTATGCGGACAGCTTCAAGGATTATGCGCAGTTAATTACCAACAACAAGCGCTACGAAAAAGTCCTGGCCAGCGCGGGCGACGCCAGCACGTTCGCCCATGGCCTGCAGAAGGCCGGCTACGCGACGGACCCGAATTACGCTGCCAAATTGACAAAAATTATCAAGAATTCGCTGGTCGGCTAA
- a CDS encoding flagellar basal body P-ring protein FlgI gives MATVTFPRLLALCGLALSLLAPVAQAERIKDLASIAGVRQNQLMGYGLVVGLDGSGDQTTQTPFTIQSVAAMLQQQGINLPQGTSLQLKNVAAVMVTTALPAFAQPGQLLDVTVSSMGNAKSLRGGTLLMTPLKGADGQVYGMAQGNVLVGGVGAQAAGSSVVINHLSVGRISGGATVERSVPSALGANNTIRLELNATDFATASRVVDAINSRYGAGTAAALDGRVIQVQSPGGSDQRVSFLGQLESIEVNPARLAAKVIMNARTGSVVMNQSVTLETCAISHGNLSVTINVEPQVSQPPPLSGGRTVVTQTAQIDIKKEPGKVMLVKGGASLSDVVKALNAIGASPQDLLAILQAMKAAGSLRAELEII, from the coding sequence ATGGCGACCGTGACCTTTCCCCGCTTGCTGGCCCTGTGCGGCCTGGCACTCTCCCTGCTCGCGCCCGTGGCGCAAGCCGAGCGCATCAAGGACCTGGCCAGCATCGCCGGCGTGCGCCAGAATCAGCTGATGGGCTATGGCCTCGTCGTCGGCCTCGACGGCAGCGGCGACCAGACCACGCAAACGCCATTTACCATCCAGAGCGTGGCGGCCATGCTGCAGCAGCAGGGCATCAATTTGCCGCAAGGCACGAGTTTGCAGCTGAAAAATGTGGCCGCCGTGATGGTGACGACGGCCTTGCCCGCGTTTGCCCAGCCGGGCCAGCTGCTCGACGTGACGGTGTCGTCGATGGGCAATGCGAAAAGCTTGCGTGGCGGCACTTTATTGATGACCCCATTGAAGGGTGCCGACGGCCAGGTGTACGGCATGGCGCAGGGCAACGTGCTCGTCGGCGGCGTGGGCGCGCAGGCGGCCGGCAGCTCGGTCGTCATCAATCACCTGAGCGTGGGACGCATCTCGGGCGGCGCGACCGTCGAGCGCAGCGTGCCTTCGGCGCTGGGCGCCAACAACACGATTCGCCTGGAATTGAACGCCACCGATTTTGCCACCGCCAGCCGCGTGGTCGACGCCATCAACAGCCGCTACGGCGCCGGCACGGCCGCCGCGCTCGATGGGCGCGTGATCCAGGTGCAGTCGCCGGGCGGCAGCGACCAGCGCGTGTCCTTCCTGGGCCAGCTGGAAAGCATCGAAGTCAATCCGGCCCGCCTGGCGGCCAAGGTCATCATGAACGCGCGCACCGGCTCCGTCGTGATGAACCAGTCCGTGACCCTGGAAACGTGCGCCATTTCGCACGGCAACCTGTCCGTCACCATCAATGTCGAGCCGCAGGTAAGCCAGCCGCCGCCATTGTCGGGCGGACGCACGGTGGTTACGCAGACGGCGCAGATCGATATCAAGAAGGAACCGGGCAAGGTCATGCTGGTCAAGGGTGGCGCTTCGCTGTCCGACGTGGTGAAAGCCTTGAACGCCATCGGCGCCTCGCCGCAAGACTTGCTGGCCATCCTGCAGGCGATGAAGGCGGCCGGTTCGCTGCGCGCCGAACTTGAAATCATTTGA
- a CDS encoding flagellar basal body L-ring protein FlgH — translation MQYPIIALFSAVLLSGCAITPTSIVQYPTTTRAPMPEPVVVNNGSIYQPSTYRPAFEDRRARHVGDTMTIAITERTNAVKAGASSGNKSGSVGFSTPGIAQGRFGATVAANGATKFADGDNQSASNTFSGVIGVTVIEVLPNGNLIVAGEKQIAMNKGTEFIRFSGMVNPDTIGTGNVVPSTQVADARVEYRTNSQIDRAEMASMASRFFLSLLPF, via the coding sequence ATGCAATACCCCATCATCGCTTTGTTCTCTGCAGTCCTGCTGTCCGGCTGCGCCATCACGCCCACGTCCATCGTGCAATATCCGACCACCACGCGCGCGCCGATGCCGGAACCCGTGGTCGTCAACAATGGCTCCATCTACCAGCCGTCGACCTACCGCCCCGCCTTCGAAGACCGCCGCGCGCGCCACGTGGGCGACACCATGACGATCGCCATCACCGAGCGCACGAATGCCGTCAAGGCGGGCGCCAGTTCCGGCAACAAGTCGGGCAGCGTGGGCTTTTCCACGCCCGGCATCGCCCAGGGCCGCTTCGGCGCCACCGTGGCGGCGAATGGCGCGACGAAATTTGCCGATGGTGACAACCAGTCCGCCAGCAACACCTTTTCCGGCGTGATCGGCGTGACGGTGATTGAAGTGCTGCCGAACGGCAACCTGATCGTCGCCGGCGAAAAACAGATCGCCATGAACAAGGGCACGGAATTCATCCGCTTCTCGGGCATGGTCAATCCGGACACCATCGGCACGGGCAACGTCGTGCCATCGACCCAGGTGGCCGACGCGCGCGTCGAGTACCGCACCAACAGCCAGATCGACCGCGCCGAAATGGCCTCGATGGCGTCGCGCTTCTTCCTCAGCCTGCTGCCGTTCTGA
- the flgG gene encoding flagellar basal-body rod protein FlgG yields the protein MIRSLWIAKTGLEAQQTQMDVISNNLANVSTTGFKKSRAVFEDLLYQNVRQPGAQSSQQTQLPSGLQIGTGVRTVATERIHTQGNPQASGNSRDVMVNGTGFFQVLLPDGATAYTRDGSFQTDSNGQLVTSEGFVIQPAITVPTNALSLTVARDGTVSVTLPDTVAPSQIGSLQLTTFVNPAGLESKGENLYMETGASGVAQTNTPGTNGAGVLMQGYIETSNVNVAEEMVNMIQTQRAYEINSKAITTSDQMLQKLSQL from the coding sequence ATGATTCGTTCCCTTTGGATAGCCAAGACCGGCCTGGAAGCGCAGCAGACGCAGATGGACGTGATCTCCAATAATCTGGCCAACGTCAGCACGACGGGCTTCAAGAAGTCGCGCGCCGTGTTTGAAGACTTGCTGTATCAAAATGTGCGCCAGCCTGGCGCGCAATCGTCGCAGCAGACCCAGCTGCCATCGGGCTTGCAGATCGGCACGGGCGTACGCACCGTGGCTACCGAGCGCATCCATACCCAGGGCAATCCCCAGGCGTCGGGCAATTCGCGCGACGTGATGGTCAACGGCACCGGTTTCTTCCAGGTGCTGCTGCCGGACGGCGCCACCGCCTACACGCGCGACGGCTCGTTCCAGACGGACAGCAACGGCCAGCTCGTCACTTCCGAAGGCTTCGTCATCCAGCCCGCCATCACCGTGCCGACCAATGCGCTGAGCCTGACCGTGGCGCGCGACGGCACCGTTTCCGTCACCTTGCCCGACACCGTGGCGCCATCGCAGATCGGCTCGCTGCAGCTGACCACCTTCGTCAATCCGGCCGGCCTCGAGTCGAAGGGCGAAAACCTGTACATGGAAACGGGCGCCTCGGGCGTGGCGCAGACCAACACCCCGGGCACCAACGGCGCCGGCGTGCTGATGCAGGGCTATATCGAAACGTCGAACGTCAACGTGGCCGAGGAAATGGTCAACATGATCCAGACGCAGCGCGCCTACGAGATCAACAGCAAGGCCATCACCACGTCCGATCAAATGCTGCAGAAATTGTCGCAACTTTAA
- a CDS encoding flagellar basal body rod protein FlgF, translating into MDRLIYTAGSGAKHILDKQATTANNLANATSTGFRAQLDSFRAVPVVADGMMPTRAFVVDSTVGSDFTQGPMQHTGRALDVAVENGGWIAVQSADGSEAYTRNGALKLNENGMLQTQSGLMVQGDTGPMAIPPGVTVSIASDGTVGTISTDVPPGPSTVLGRIKLVNPPEQQLVRGDDGLFRLKDGTVAQADQAVKLTTGALEGSNVSPVDSMVSMIALARQFETQMSLLKNAENNAAKATQILALN; encoded by the coding sequence ATGGACCGTCTCATCTACACCGCCGGCTCGGGCGCCAAGCACATCCTGGACAAGCAGGCGACCACGGCGAACAACCTGGCGAATGCCACCAGCACGGGTTTCCGCGCCCAGCTTGACTCGTTCCGCGCCGTGCCCGTGGTGGCCGACGGCATGATGCCGACGCGCGCCTTTGTCGTCGATTCGACGGTCGGTTCCGATTTCACGCAAGGCCCCATGCAGCACACGGGCCGCGCGCTCGACGTGGCCGTGGAAAACGGGGGCTGGATCGCCGTGCAGTCGGCCGACGGTTCCGAAGCCTACACGCGCAACGGCGCCTTGAAGCTCAATGAAAACGGCATGCTGCAAACGCAGTCGGGCCTGATGGTGCAGGGCGATACGGGCCCCATGGCCATTCCGCCCGGCGTGACGGTATCCATCGCCAGCGACGGCACCGTGGGCACGATTTCCACGGACGTGCCGCCGGGGCCATCGACGGTGCTGGGACGCATCAAGCTGGTCAACCCGCCCGAGCAGCAACTGGTGCGCGGCGACGACGGTCTCTTCCGCCTGAAGGACGGCACGGTGGCCCAGGCCGACCAGGCCGTCAAGCTGACCACCGGTGCACTGGAAGGCAGCAATGTCAGCCCCGTCGACTCCATGGTCAGCATGATCGCCCTGGCGCGCCAGTTCGAAACGCAAATGAGTTTATTGAAGAATGCCGAGAATAACGCGGCGAAAGCTACCCAGATCCTCGCTTTGAATTGA
- a CDS encoding flagellar hook protein FlgE, giving the protein MSFQQGLSGLNGAAKSLDVIGNNIANSATVGFKQSQAQFADIYANSLYGVGGNQPGIGVSVSQVAQLFNQGNLESSSNPLDIAINGGGFFRTSVNGAIQYSRNGQFQVDKSGFIINAQKAQLTGYPADANGKILAGATVPLQIDPADMAPQATTKVDTQVNLDSNSAMPTVVPFTVGEQKSWTKQFPVPVYDSLGNSHTMSNFYVKTGTNTWDVYTATDGKEITSAKVVAAAQTDAASLAARAAYQAAVTAVPLVPANITAAAVAYGNAAGAAIRTAAAAAGASPAQLAAISATYGSAVPDGVNSSLTPDQIDGRISAVTEVPAVRSASLVFNSVGSLDKAAMLALTPPQTLPVTVNLPVFPATGANANLAIKVDFTNSTQLSSSTSEKRTVADGYAAGQLDRFVVGSDGVIQGQYNNGKTRDLGQVVLTKFSNPNGLEPLGNNAWAESSTSGSPMTGEPSSGGLGDLRASAVEVSNVDLTAELVNMITAQRAYQANAQTIKTQDSVLQTLVNLR; this is encoded by the coding sequence ATGTCTTTCCAACAAGGCCTGAGCGGCTTGAACGGTGCCGCCAAATCGCTGGACGTCATCGGCAACAATATCGCCAACTCGGCCACCGTGGGTTTCAAGCAATCGCAGGCGCAGTTCGCCGACATCTATGCCAACTCGCTGTATGGCGTGGGCGGCAACCAGCCGGGCATCGGCGTATCCGTGTCGCAAGTGGCGCAGCTGTTCAACCAGGGTAACCTGGAAAGTTCGTCCAATCCGCTCGACATCGCCATCAACGGCGGCGGTTTCTTCCGCACCAGCGTGAACGGCGCCATCCAGTATTCGCGCAATGGCCAGTTCCAGGTCGACAAGAGCGGCTTCATCATCAATGCGCAGAAAGCCCAGCTGACCGGCTATCCGGCCGACGCGAACGGCAAGATCCTGGCCGGCGCCACCGTGCCGCTGCAGATCGACCCGGCCGACATGGCGCCGCAGGCGACCACCAAGGTCGATACCCAGGTCAACCTCGATTCCAACTCGGCCATGCCGACCGTGGTGCCGTTTACCGTGGGCGAGCAAAAATCGTGGACCAAGCAATTCCCCGTGCCCGTTTACGATTCGCTGGGCAACTCGCACACCATGTCCAACTTCTACGTCAAGACGGGCACCAATACCTGGGACGTCTACACGGCCACTGACGGCAAGGAAATTACCAGCGCGAAAGTAGTGGCCGCGGCGCAAACCGATGCCGCGTCGCTGGCCGCACGCGCCGCCTACCAGGCCGCCGTCACGGCCGTGCCGCTGGTGCCGGCCAATATCACGGCCGCCGCCGTTGCCTACGGCAATGCGGCCGGTGCCGCCATACGCACCGCCGCGGCGGCGGCTGGCGCCAGCCCCGCCCAGCTGGCCGCCATCAGCGCCACCTATGGCAGCGCCGTGCCGGACGGCGTCAATTCCAGTCTGACGCCAGACCAGATCGATGGCAGGATCTCCGCTGTGACGGAAGTGCCCGCCGTGCGGTCCGCGTCGCTGGTATTCAACAGCGTCGGCAGCCTGGACAAGGCCGCCATGCTGGCCCTGACGCCGCCGCAAACCTTGCCGGTGACGGTCAACCTGCCCGTCTTCCCCGCCACGGGCGCGAACGCGAACCTGGCGATCAAGGTCGACTTCACCAATTCGACGCAGCTCAGTTCCTCCACCAGCGAAAAGCGCACCGTGGCCGATGGCTACGCGGCCGGCCAGCTGGACCGTTTCGTCGTGGGCAGCGATGGCGTGATCCAGGGGCAGTACAACAATGGCAAGACGCGCGACCTGGGCCAGGTGGTGCTGACCAAGTTTTCCAATCCGAATGGCCTCGAACCGCTGGGCAACAATGCCTGGGCGGAAAGCTCGACCTCGGGCAGCCCGATGACGGGTGAGCCGAGCTCGGGCGGCCTGGGCGACTTGCGGGCCTCGGCCGTGGAAGTGTCGAACGTGGACTTGACGGCTGAACTGGTCAACATGATCACGGCCCAGCGCGCCTACCAGGCGAATGCGCAGACCATCAAGACGCAGGACTCGGTCCTGCAGACTTTGGTTAACCTGCGTTAA
- a CDS encoding flagellar hook assembly protein FlgD: MATIDTSTAKVTDLMATMNPKKTTAAKGSVEEETNKFLTLLVTQLQNQDPMNPLDNAQLTSQLAQLSTVTGVNKLNTTLETLKTSYQQAESMQAANIIGHGVLTAGKNITLSKSAALLGVDLATPVDSVKVIIYNSTGKEVHSIDLGPQDAGTLPLGWNGSTAELDKDGKNIVLPDGAYTFSVEAKRGGAKLTDAAALMFGSVASVSTGAGGVKLNVPGVGSITMADVKQIL, from the coding sequence ATGGCAACCATCGATACCAGCACCGCCAAAGTCACCGACCTGATGGCGACGATGAATCCGAAGAAGACGACGGCCGCGAAAGGCAGCGTCGAGGAAGAAACGAATAAATTCCTGACCCTGCTGGTGACCCAGCTACAAAACCAGGATCCGATGAACCCGCTGGACAATGCACAGCTGACCAGCCAGCTGGCCCAGCTGTCCACGGTGACGGGCGTCAACAAGCTCAATACCACGCTGGAAACGCTCAAGACCAGTTACCAGCAGGCCGAATCCATGCAGGCGGCCAATATCATCGGCCACGGCGTGCTCACGGCAGGCAAGAACATCACCTTGAGCAAGAGCGCGGCCCTGCTGGGCGTCGACCTGGCGACGCCGGTCGACAGCGTCAAGGTCATCATCTACAACAGCACGGGCAAGGAAGTCCATTCCATCGACCTGGGACCGCAGGATGCGGGTACCTTGCCGCTGGGCTGGAACGGTTCCACGGCCGAGCTTGACAAGGACGGCAAAAACATCGTGCTGCCTGACGGCGCCTACACGTTTTCCGTGGAAGCCAAGCGGGGCGGCGCCAAGCTGACCGATGCGGCGGCGCTGATGTTCGGTTCGGTCGCCAGCGTGTCGACGGGCGCCGGCGGCGTGAAATTGAACGTGCCTGGCGTGGGCAGCATCACCATGGCCGATGTGAAGCAGATTTTGTAA
- the flgC gene encoding flagellar basal body rod protein FlgC → MSLFNIFNVSGSAMSAQAQRLNTVASNLANADSATSATGEAYRAKQVVFEAVPMANGATAVKVQKVIEDPSPMKLVYDPKNPLADEKGYVTMPNVNTVDEMVNMLSASRSYQTNVETMNAAKSLLLKTLSIGQ, encoded by the coding sequence ATGTCGCTGTTTAATATCTTCAATGTGTCCGGTTCGGCCATGAGCGCCCAGGCGCAGCGCCTGAACACGGTGGCCAGCAACCTGGCCAATGCCGACAGCGCCACCAGCGCCACGGGCGAAGCCTACCGCGCCAAGCAGGTGGTGTTCGAGGCCGTGCCCATGGCCAACGGCGCCACGGCCGTCAAGGTGCAGAAGGTGATCGAGGATCCGTCGCCGATGAAGCTGGTCTACGACCCGAAGAATCCGCTCGCCGACGAGAAGGGCTACGTCACCATGCCCAACGTCAACACGGTCGACGAGATGGTCAACATGCTGTCGGCTTCGCGTTCCTACCAGACCAACGTGGAAACCATGAACGCGGCCAAGTCGCTGCTCCTGAAAACCCTCTCCATCGGCCAATAA
- the flgB gene encoding flagellar basal body rod protein FlgB, with protein sequence MIGKLDDYMRFNEAALSLRSTRQELLASNIANADTPNYKARDVDFAAALKGAMARKDGVPPALKGTAPQHMPGKGVAAAAGATGGGKVETLADGTPLLYRAPAQGAVDGNTVDMDLERNAFADNAIRYEAAVTFLNSQIKGMLTAIQGGQ encoded by the coding sequence ATGATAGGGAAACTCGACGATTACATGCGCTTCAACGAGGCGGCGCTGAGCCTGCGCTCGACGCGCCAGGAATTGCTCGCCTCGAACATCGCCAATGCCGACACGCCCAACTACAAGGCGCGCGACGTCGATTTCGCCGCCGCCCTGAAGGGCGCGATGGCGCGCAAGGACGGCGTGCCGCCAGCCCTGAAGGGCACGGCGCCGCAGCATATGCCGGGCAAGGGCGTGGCCGCAGCTGCGGGCGCGACCGGTGGCGGCAAGGTCGAGACCCTGGCCGACGGCACGCCGCTGCTGTACCGCGCGCCGGCCCAGGGCGCCGTCGATGGCAATACGGTCGACATGGACCTCGAGCGCAACGCCTTTGCCGACAACGCCATCCGCTACGAGGCGGCCGTGACGTTCCTCAACTCGCAGATCAAGGGCATGCTGACGGCCATCCAGGGAGGACAATAA